The nucleotide sequence AAGGGTGCCGTCGGCTGTTCTGGTTCCTGCCAAATTCTCAGCGTTTTCTTGCCAATCCGAACGAATGATCCCCAGAGGCGCTAATTGCTTTTCAAGCGATCGCCCTAGTTTCACAAGTTGCTGAAATCGTAAGGTTTGAGCGTCAGTGGGATGACGCCGTAACCACTCTTGAATGCGAGGATTCGACGCCACCTGTTTCTCTACCTGCTTAATCGTCACAAAAAGCGCTTGGTTCGCATCTTGTACGCAAGAAGTTGAGGGTGTTACCACAGAACTACCCGTTCCATCTCCAATCCGGTAGCGTGCCATCATGATATCCAACTGGCGCATAAATTCCTTCATTGGTGACAGTTGGATGCCATCAAAATCATAATCTTGCGTCACAGCATCGAGCTTGACGATCGCATCAGATACAGGTCGATTTCCCAGCCAACCCCGCTGCAAATCTCCCATGTAAGTAGACCATTTCATGGTTCCAGCAATAATGCCATCAGGGTTATGGGCGTAAACTTGTCGATACTCGATGTCAAAGCGCAACTCATCCGTGAAGCGATCGCGCACGACCGTCGCAATGCCATAAGCAAAGTGTCCCGTAACTACGCCCAGCGGTTCGGTTTCAGGGTTTTTACCCCCAATGCCACCGTATGTATGAAGGACAATTGCTCGATCTCCCTCGCGCCATTTCGATACCGCTTCGTTAAATTGCTGACTTTTTGGATCGAGTAAAACTATTTTGGCGGTTCCTTTTTGACCTTCAGTATCTTTCCAAAGTTCTTTTTTGAGATAGGAGATGGCAGATTTCCGATTTACCCGTACTTCATCTGGTTGTAAACGCATCAAGGCGCGGGGTTCAATTGCCTGGGTAACCAACATTCCCTCTGCATCTTTTGCCCCATAAATGTACCAGCCTGCGGGATTGAGAGGAGAGTTTTCAATTCCTCTATTTGTTGACCGGGTAATCCCGTTGCGGTCAGATGGCACTTGAGGAATCCGAATTGTTTCTAAAGGGCCATCAAATTGTTTTGATTTTTTATTAAAGTGACGTACAACGAAGCGATCCGAAGGAGTCGCTGCGCTAACGCTATCTGTTTTCTCTCGTTTAATAATTGTCACTAAAGCATAGATCCGACCCGTGACTTGTACGGGTTCTTGGGCAATCCTCAGCGAGGGGCGTTCTTTTTGTTTACTGGTAACAACCACTGGATTTTTGAGTTCCACGATGACATCATCTTGAGGTCGCGCCCCAGCCAAGGATTCTAAGGGATCAACATTTTGCCAGTTGTTTAATCGCTCAGGATGTAAATTACCCGTTTTTTTACTGTCTTCAGTTGCCTGAATAAATTTGACATCTTGCGTTACAGCCTGGACAAATCTTTGCACTTCTGCATCCCGGCTCCATTCTAAATTTACAGTTTTTCCGACTAAATTCTGATGCGCGGGAGCGGCATTGTAAACTTCAAAAAGTACCGATTTTCCAGGTTGTCTCTGCTCTTTCGGTAGTAATATTAGGCGTCCTGTCCATACGCTGACGGGTTGATAAACACTCGATGAGATAGTGTTATTAACCGGATAAGAATTTGCTTGGTTTAATTGATTTTTGAGGTATAACTCATAATTTGATATATTGTTTTTATTCGCAGAATTCTTTAGTGTATAATAAATAAAAATTCCCGACCCCAAAAGCAGAAAAATCAGGCTAGCAAAAATCGTTAAAAACACCCGTTTAAATCGTTTAAGTTTAATCAAAATTTAATTTTAAAAATAATAAATATTGGCGGTTTTAAGCTTGATTAACCCAAAAAAGAAGGATGAAGTTTGAGATTCCGGCTGACAGTCTTAGAAAAAACTTTTCCTGTCCCCTTCAATCTTTTTCATTCTTCATCCTTTATCTTGTTCCTTTAGAAATGAGCCTGTGGTCCTGCCCAAGAATGGGTGATCGTTTGACCAAAAATGAGGGGTTTATCCTCAATTGCGGCTACGGTTTGACCCTTCAAATCAACAGCCCACAGAGGCCACTCTTCCTCGCCCAATTCGCCTGCTCGAAACAGAACTTGGTCTGGATTCGTGTGACTCCAGCCTAATAACACCGCGTTAGTGTAATCATCGTGGTTAGGAGAGAGAGTCGTAGTACGATTCTGCTGACGATCCCAAACAACGGCATAGTCAGAAGCATCGGACGTGCTAAACAAACCTTCAAATTGCCGTGCTAAGACGCGATCGCCCTTCGCCGACCAGGAAATGGGGATCAAGATAGCGATGATCCCCGGCATATCCGCTTCTTCGTTACTGACAAAGGGGTTGTCAGCCAAAGGAGAAGACGCCGAGATCGTTCGTAAATCTCCTGTCCTCAAATTTTCCACAAACATTACGCTGGAAATTCGGCATTGGTACAACTCCGGCTGCACCTGCAACTGAATCCGGCTGTAAGCAGCGTACTGACCATCCGGAGACACTAAGGAGGGGCTGCGATAGTAGCGCATCCCAGTGCCGCCATTGGCAGTAACTTCTGCATGAGTCGTCATTACCCAATTCCAAGGAACAGGATGAGGACTATCGAGGGGGTCGATTTGCACTACTGCTTGAGTCATGTCGGGAGCAGCTTCAGATAATTCCTTTCGGGCTTGCGGATATTGCATGGTAGAGGGACCTGCGATTGTAGACGCAGCCGTGCCAGCTAAGGCAAATGAGCTAGGAGCCATCAGCAGCGCAGCCGCAATAAGCGGAAGGTATGGTTGACTAGAGCACCATACTGAGCGGAAGAGGCGGATGAACATTGATTGGGGATTGGGTTGCTAAACGGCGTTTCTTGTGTGAGGAGTAACGCCCAAGGAACAGTGCAGCGTCCCTATATCTATATGTATAGCCACAAAACCCGTCAAAAGAAACAAAAGATGTAAAAAAATTTATCATATCTCAATGAATCCGGATTGATGGGTGAAACACCTTATCGCTCTTGCTATGATATTTTTCCATAAGACGGTCAAAAAGCAATTAAAAATTAATCTAAGGCAAGAAATTTTTTTAGGAGGTAGGTTGGCTGATTTCTACATACTTGCCTAGAGAGTGGCTGAGGGCTACCTAACAGCATCTCAACGGCAGTATAGGGTTATACCCAAAAGTATTTCTAAACGTCTCTTCGCGCAAGTTGATAATGCGATCGCCCATTTTTCTTGCTCTGGACAACGAAAAAAGCTTAATCGTATTATCAAATATTAATCTGTTGTCTGGATAAAAATGGGAAACCGAGTGACAAAACAAGAAGCACCATTTGCCGATAACACTTCCCCTCGCCGATCTACAGGCATTGGGCGGTTTTTACTGGTTTTCCTCTGGCGATTACTGTTGCTGGGGGTGGGGGGTGGTTTGGCTTGGGTGTTCGGTCTCGTCCTCGCGGGTGTCTTTCCCGACCTGACGCCAGAGGTGCCCCTGGT is from Coleofasciculus sp. FACHB-1120 and encodes:
- a CDS encoding abortive infection protein encodes the protein MFLTIFASLIFLLLGSGIFIYYTLKNSANKNNISNYELYLKNQLNQANSYPVNNTISSSVYQPVSVWTGRLILLPKEQRQPGKSVLFEVYNAAPAHQNLVGKTVNLEWSRDAEVQRFVQAVTQDVKFIQATEDSKKTGNLHPERLNNWQNVDPLESLAGARPQDDVIVELKNPVVVTSKQKERPSLRIAQEPVQVTGRIYALVTIIKREKTDSVSAATPSDRFVVRHFNKKSKQFDGPLETIRIPQVPSDRNGITRSTNRGIENSPLNPAGWYIYGAKDAEGMLVTQAIEPRALMRLQPDEVRVNRKSAISYLKKELWKDTEGQKGTAKIVLLDPKSQQFNEAVSKWREGDRAIVLHTYGGIGGKNPETEPLGVVTGHFAYGIATVVRDRFTDELRFDIEYRQVYAHNPDGIIAGTMKWSTYMGDLQRGWLGNRPVSDAIVKLDAVTQDYDFDGIQLSPMKEFMRQLDIMMARYRIGDGTGSSVVTPSTSCVQDANQALFVTIKQVEKQVASNPRIQEWLRRHPTDAQTLRFQQLVKLGRSLEKQLAPLGIIRSDWQENAENLAGTRTADGTLTTILKAATTWRTMLPRRAHDEIATILLNNGATLWVIRTNQVGGFNSDIVPRAPTALLGHRTN